A window of Bufo gargarizans isolate SCDJY-AF-19 chromosome 9, ASM1485885v1, whole genome shotgun sequence contains these coding sequences:
- the STKLD1 gene encoding serine/threonine kinase-like domain-containing protein STKLD1 produces the protein MNKYKVLEEWGAGAFGVTCLVEELGGGARKCVVKKVECIDEREGNLALEEAMALLELQHPHVCAYQEFFMIWDHKISSLFFCLVMDYCDQGNLEQMVRDNRREGRIINEKIIQRFLAQAIEALIYVHKKRVLHRNLKPSNVLLRREDVFVISDFLPQTLATDEMKMKIRVDPERKIFMAPESLEFLYTDKSDVWSLGCILLDLMMTSVRTDPEIIELLERIKLDPPYLRVNLDLIQYKVGYSEELFRLLPKMLQIHPEDRPSANDLLREPYVVECLVLIGSPVSGLKKILPPGVLDEIKDGGIENVIGLMKRYPDFEEAQLSALNHLINYDSDGEGVLDTGDTMHLVSLAMRTHKDSRVQWEGSRVLHRLVSQALEQEDGEQLWSGEDLGITLVEAARTSPQRDELISVIFSVMMMMISVREPAVELLRRTGFVSDLVRILETSLENRDLCQSCCALIWSLAMTENQTDGECLKKAVPVVCTALETYRTDGPLVESACTALWILGMKGHITEEQTESITLLLLEALQAHSPRPILSKNVCLALTGLVVNSELSAYRVLVPAAGMSGLPLIKELYRLHDDDPEIVENICLLLSEMAHYGSARPELVLQHVDQLMAEIKERYDCLEEITTLADATLSRLKT, from the exons ATGAATAAATACAAG GTCCTGGAAGAATGGGGCGCTGGAGCTTTTGGGGTGACCTGTCTGGTGGAGGAGttaggaggaggagcaaggaAATGTGTTGTTAAGAAG GTGGAGTGTATTGATGAACGGGAGGGAAATCTCGCCCTGGAAGAG GCTATGGCATTGCTGGAGCTTCAGCACCCTCATGTATGTGCCTATCAGGAGTTTTTTATGATCTGGGATCATAAG ATCTCATCGCTGTTTTTTTGCCTGGTGATGGATTACTGCGATCAGGGGAACCTGGAGCAGATGGTGCGAGATAACAGACGAGAGGGGAGGATCATAAATGAAAAA atCATTCAGAGATTTCTCGCTCAGGCCATCGAGGCTTTAATTTATGTTCACAAAaagcgcgtcctccacag AAACCTCAAACCAAGTAACGTCCTCCTGAGGCGGGAAGACGTCTTCGTCATAAGTGACTTTCTTCCTCAGACGTTGGCAACAGATGAAATGAAGATGAAGATAAGAGTGGATCCCG AGAGAAAAATATTCATGGCTCCAGAATCGCTAGAATTCCTGTATACTGACAAGTCGGACGTCTGGTCTTTGGGGTGTATCTTACTGGATCTGATGATGACGTCCGTGAGGACG GACCCTGAGATCATTGAGCTCTTGGAGAGGATAAAGTTGGACCCACCGTACTTACGTGTAAATTTAGATTTAATTCAGTACAAAGTCGGTTACTCAGAGGAGCTGTTCCGACTGCTACCAAAGATGCTACAGATTCATCCTGAGGATCGCCCCTCGGCTAA TGACTTGCTGCGTGAGCCTTACGTCGTTGAGTGCTTGGTTTTGATTGGTTCTCCCGTGTCGGGTTTGAAGAAGATTCTGCCCCCTGGTGTTCTAGACGAGATTAAAGATGGCGGTATAGAAAATGTAATAG GGCTCATGAAGAGGTACCCCGACTTCGAGGAGGCTCAGTTATCAGCACTGAATCACCTGATCAATTATGATTCAGATGGAGAAG GGGTCTTGGACACAGGCGACACAATGCACCTCGTCTCACTGGCTATGAGGACGCACAAGGACTCCAGAGTACAATGGGAGGGCAGCCGAGTGCTGCATAGACTGGTATCACAAG CCTTGGAACAAGAAGATGGCGAGCAGCTCTGGTCTGGAGAGGATCTAGGCATTACTTTGGTGGAAGCAGCAAGGACTTCTCCCCAGAGGGATGAGCTAATATCTGTAATCttcagtgtgatgatgatgatgatttcaGTTAGAG AGCCGGCAGTGGAGTTGCTAAGGAGAACAGGTTTTGTCTCAGATCTAGTCAGAATTCTGGAGACATCACTGGAGAACAGAGACTTGTGTCAGTCCTGCTGCGCTCTGATATGGTCCTTGGCCATGACCG AGAACCAAACAGATGGAGAGTGTCTGAAGAAAGCCGTACCGGTAGTCTGCACCGCGCTTGAGACATACCGCACTGACGGACCGCTGGTGGAATCGGCCTGCACCGCCCTGTGGATCCTCGGGATGAAAG GACATATAACGGAGGAGCAGACTGAATCCATAACATTACTCCTCCTGGAAGCCCTGCAAGCGCATTCACCGCGTCCCATCCTGTCTAAGAACGTCTGTTTGGCGCTGACTGGTTTGGTGGTGAATTCAG AATTGTCCGCTTATCGCGTGCTGGTGCCTGCGGCGGGGATGAGCGGCCTTCCTCTAATTAAAGAGCTTTACCGATTACACGACGATGACCCCGAAATCGTGGAGAACATCTGCCTGCTGCTCAGTGAAATGGCTCATTATG GCAGCGCTCGTCCTGAACTGGTATTACAACACGTGGATCAGCTGATGGCTGAAATCAAGGAGCGATACGACTGCCTGGAG GAGATAACGACACTGGCAGACGCCACACTGTCAAGATTGAAGACTTAA